Proteins from a single region of Sesamum indicum cultivar Zhongzhi No. 13 linkage group LG5, S_indicum_v1.0, whole genome shotgun sequence:
- the LOC105162729 gene encoding metacaspase-9: MEKGKKMALLVGCNYPKTPNELRGCHNDVLAMHEVLVAQFGFDPNHVELMIDKPGSLTMPTGANIKKALSRMIDQAEPGDVLFFHYSGHGTLIKARNLSKIEEAIVPCDFNLITSVDFRQLVNRVPKGATFTILSDSCHSGGLIDKETEQIGPSSTPRNSITPPFCKPKEIPFQSILQYFTSLTSKISTDIGAHLVEVFGSDASLMFRLPLHELEPISTPYLKPDEGILLSGCQANETSADVEIMTNGRKPCGAFSNTVQMVLKKNSGPLSNREIVLMARKILIMQHFNNQHPCLYCSDENAEAIFLSPPQKPSP, translated from the exons ATGGAGAAAGGCAAGAAAATGGCTCTTCTTGTGGGCTGCAACTATCCCAAAACCCCGAACGAGCTGCGCGGGTGCCATAACGACGTTTTGGCCATGCACGAGGTGCTTGTAGCTCAATTTGGTTTTGATCCAAATCATGTTGAGCTAATGATTGACAAGCCCGGTAGCTTGACCATGCCTACCGGTGCCAACATCAAGAAGGCACTAAGCAGAATGATCGATCAAGCTGAGCCAGGCGACGTCTTGTTCTTCCACTACTCGGGCCATGGGACTTTGATCAAAGCTCGCAATTTGTCTAAGATAGAGGAGGCGATCGTTCCTTGTGATTTCAATCTCATCACCA GTGTGGACTTCAGGCAGCTTGTGAACCGTGTGCCAAAAGGAGCTACTTTCACCATCCTCTCTGATTCTTGCCACAGTGGAGGCCTGATCGACAAAGAGACGGAGCAGATCGGTCCATCTAGCACTCCCAGAAACAGCATAACTCCACCTTTCTGCAAGCCGAAGGAGATTCCTTTCCAGTCAATCCTGCAATATTTCACATCTCTAACAAGCAAAATCAGCACAGACATAGGTGCACACTTGGTGGAAGTGTTTGGATCTGATGCCAGTCTCATGTTTCGTTTGCCCCTGCACGAGCTGGAGCCGATCAGCACACCATATTTGAAGCCAGACGAAGGAATTTTACTAAGCGGCTGCCAAGCAAACGAGACATCTGCAGATGTGGAAATCATGACGAACGGAAGGAAACCTTGTGGAGCGTTTAGCAACACGGTTCAGATGGTGTTGAAGAAGAATTCAGGACCTCTAAGCAACAGGGAAATAGTATTGATGGCTAGAAAGATTCTGATCATGCAACATTTCAACAACCAGCACCCTTGCCTCTACTGCAGTGATGAAAATGCTGAAGCAATTTTCTTGAGCCCACCCCAGAAACCAAGTCCATGA
- the LOC105162730 gene encoding uncharacterized protein LOC105162730, producing MANPRRTSYSSNPLPISDPTPQFQSPSQNPQTAATLLTSLKVFLKKPHAFPFLLSIFLLLTWVSLRFQHRYANPAFHQSSYTVNEKNGGYVKDPNANVVKFSAFSSLVMKDKRGWLINPVSLALDADVPGGAVSCASVHLGEIRPGTVRGNHRHHTCNETFVIWGAKTVFRLENNAVKRGYSEVTIGADEVAVAASPSGTAHALVNIDAIRTTFFLGCQDSVMNNSSTTDYKIWNNL from the exons ATGGCGAACCCCAGAAGGACATCGTATTCATCGAACCCGCTACCGATTTCAGACCCGACTCCACAATTCCAATCCCCATCCCAAAACCCACAGACAGCAGCAACCCTCTTAACCTCGCTCAAAGTTTTCCTCAAAAAACCGCATGCATTCCCTTTTCTCCTGTccattttccttcttctcaCATGGGTTTCTCTTAGATTTCAACACCGTTACGCCAATCCTGCGTTTCACCAATCGTCATATACTGTGAATGAGAAAAATGGCGGTTATGTTAAGGATCCGAATGCCAATGTTGTGAAATTCTCcgctttttcttctcttgtaATGAAGGATAAGCGTGGCTGGTTGATTAATCCCGTGTCACTTGCGCTGGATGCTGATGTTCCAG GAGGAGCGGTTTCTTGTGCTTCAGTTCATTTGGGTGAGATCCGACCTGGAACAGTGAGGGGAAACCACAGACACCACACTTGTAATGAGACATTTGTAATATGGGGTGCTAAAACTGTGTTCAGG CTGGAGAACAATGCAGTGAAAAGAGGATACTCTGAGGTAACAATTGGAGCAGATGAAGTTGCAGTTGCAGCTAGTCCTAGCGGCACTGCGCATGCTTTGGTGAATATAGATGCCATACGGACCACATTTTTCTTGGGGTGCCAGGACAGTGTAATGAATAACAGCTCAACTACTGACTATAAAATTTGGAACAATCTATAG
- the LOC105162731 gene encoding protein ZINC INDUCED FACILITATOR-LIKE 1 isoform X4 yields the protein MTTAKRARLRDSKNLILGSPSSFCFLSGLSLLLRTRDFHIAKREEDISYYAGYVGSSFMFGRALTSLLWGMVADKYGRKPIIMIGTIIVVVFNTLFGLSVNYWMAISTRFLLGSLCGILGPMRAYASEICRKEHQALGMSVIGTSWGIGLVIGPAVGGFLAQPAEKYPQIFSRESLFGRFPYFLPCLVISVFALVAFIISCWLPETLHIHCEENIARNSREAPPEDNTYESIQSQEMEVSKLQSTVSQRSLFRNWPLVSAIIVYCIFQLHDMAYSEIFSLWAVSSRKLGGLSFSTSDVGEVLSVTGFGMLLFQLFLYTWIERMLGAILVSRIGAVITIPLLSSYPFIAKLSGPVLLLVLNSASLLKNVLSISITTGLLVIQNRAVAQEQRGAANGISMSAMSLFKAIGPAAGGSLLSWAQGRQHAEFLPGVHMVFFILNVVEIVGLIMTFKPFLAHPEDEISDPEPDPESHRS from the exons ACTCGGGACTTCCATATTGCAAAAAGGGAGGAAGACATAAGTTACTATGCTGGATACGTGG GATCTTCATTCATGTTTGGAAGAGCTTTGACTTCTCTTCTCTGGGGAATGGTGGCTGATAAATATGGTCGGAAACCAATAATAATGATTGGCACAATTATAGT GGTTGTATTCAATACACTGTTTGGTCTTAGTGTAAACTATTGGATGGCAATTTCGACAAGGTTCCTTCTCGGAAGTTTGTGTGGAATTCTTGGTCCTATGAGG GCATATGCTTCAGAAATCTGTCGTAAAGAACACCAAGCTTTGGGGATGTCTGTC ATTGGCACATCCTGGGGCATAGGCTTGGTCATTGGTCCGGCTGTTGGTGGTTTTCTTGCACAG CCTGCAGAGAAGTATCCTCAGATCTTTTCTAGAGAATCTCTGTTTGGGAG GTTTCCATACTTTTTGCCTTGTCTTGTGATATCAGTCTTTGCTTTGGTGGCATTCATCATCTCGTGTTGGCTTCCT GAAACTCTTCACATCCATTGTGAAGAAAACATCGCACGAAATTCCAGAGAAGCTCCACCGGAAGATAATACATATGAGTCGATTCAGTCACAGGAAATGGAAGTTTCTAAGCTCCAATCCACTGTCTCTCAAAGAAGCCTCTTCAGAAATTGGCCCTTAGTTTCTGCTATTATAGTGTATTGCATTTTCCAACTTCATGATATGGCATACAGTGAG ATATTCTCATTGTGGGCTGTCAGCTCAAGAAAGCTTGGGGGCTTAAGTTTTAGCACTTCGGATGTTGGTGAAGTTCTTTCTGTTACAG GGTTTGGTATGTTACTCTTTCAGCTCTTTCTATATACTTGGATAGAGAGGATGCTGGGAGCCATCTTGGTTTCTCGTATTGGAGCT GTTATTACAATACCATTGCTGTCGAGCTATCCATTTATAGCCAAATTATCTGGTCCGGTTCTCTTATTGGTGCTAAATTCTGCATCCTTGTTGAAGAATGTACTCTCT ATATCCATCACAACAGGCCTGTTAGTTATTCAAAACAGAGCTGTG GCCCAAGAACAAAGAGGAGCTGCAAATGGCATATCTATGTCTGCTATGTCCCTTTTCAAAGCAATTGGCCCTGCAGCTGGGGGTTCACT ACTCTCTTGGGCTCAAGGCAGGCAGCATGCAGAGTTTTTACCAG GTGTTCACATGgttttcttcattttgaaCGTGGTTGAGATTGTCGGCCTCATTATGACCTTCAAACCCTTTCTGGCTCACCCCGAGGACGAGATCTCCGATCCGGAGCCTGACCCTGAAAGCCACAGAAGTTAG